Sequence from the Deltaproteobacteria bacterium genome:
CAGTTTGATTTACGGCGGCTCAGTGTCATCCTTTGCCATTGAAGGTATGACACTCGACAACCAGGCTTCGACCCAGACATATACAGGAATGGATTGCATCTATCTGGATACATGCGAGTTCTTTCGGCTATGCGATTTGGAAATTGTCAATGTTCCAGATGTTGGGGTTTATCTAAAAAAATGCACTAATGGCCATCTTAGTCGTTGTTATTTGTATGAGTGTGGACATACGGATGTATCACAGTATAACGCTGGTGTGGTTATAACAGGTCCGGATTTTAACAATATGAGCGAATACATATTTTTGGATGGCTGTAGTGCTGTAAACTGCGCTGATGAATCAGGTGGTAATAAATGGGAAGGTGCTGGATTTTATGCCCACCTATGCAGCCGCAATATATTTTTCAGTAACTGTGTTGTTTTAAACAGCCGCAAGCATGGGTTTAAACTCCAAGGCAAACGAATCCGGTTATCCAACTGTACTACAATTGATGTAGTCGGCTTTGCTTTTTCATGTCAGCTAACTGACATACTGGGCACCAATCTATCGGTAAGATGCCCGACAGTTTCGACTTATCAAGGATTTGAGATTTATAACAATCCTTACGCAGAAACTACGGATGATTATACTATGTGTCTTTTCAATATTGAAGTTATTGGTGCTCAAAAAGGTATATCGATAATGGGTAAGGGGCATGGCTCAATTGACGCAGTAGCCAAGAATATAAGTTTATATAATTTTTCAATCCGGGAGTGCACAACTACTGCGTTAGCCATAGACGGGCAATGTGAAGATATTAATATAACCAATGGACACTTAATTGACAATTCCGGGGTTATAGGGTTGTATATCCATCCTTCCGGTGGTTATTATCCTAACAGAATATTTGTTGATAATGTTGTTTCTCGGAACAATCAGCAGGGTATGAATCAATGCCTCAAGCGATATTATAAAAGGAAATTGGAAATGTTATTCTTTAGTTGACCGTCCTGTAGTTTACCAGGATTAGGAAAAAAGGCTCGGTAAAACTCGTTAAAATCGTTCCCCTCCCCGCAACGGGGAGGGGTATTTAACTCTTGCTAACGGTTAATATTTAAACAGTTACTAAAGATATTTTTGTAAGGGAGAATGTTGCGCTATGAGAGAAATTGGGTGTTTAGTTTTCAACAACTCCATATAATTTTGGAATAGAGCCTGCCAAATACTCTCAGGGCGGTAATCGTGTAAGACCCGCTGGCGGCCAGCCTTTCCCATCTGCTCTCGCAGTTCTTGGTTCAGCAACAGTTGTCTTAGGACTACCGCCAAGGCCGGGCCATTTTGAGGGGGCACCAAGAAACCTGTTACCTCATCTATTACGGCGTCCACGCTGCCATCCGCGTGGGTGGCGACCACCGGCAGCTCCATGGCCGCGGCCTCTAACAGAACATTGGGGAAACCCTCCCGATAAGTGGGCAGTACCAAAATATCCATAGCCGCATAAGCCGATGCCATCTCTCTAAGACAACCGAGAAACCGTACTTTAGGAGTAGTTTTTAATCTATCCAATATTGCTCTTGGTACTGGATCTTGAGGTTCTTCCTGACCAATCAAAATGAGAAAAAGATCTGGAAACTCATTGGTTAAAGCTTGCCAGGCTTCGGTTAATTCCATGATCCCCTTATCTTTTACAATTCGTCCCACAAAACCCAAGACCACAGCTTCTTTGGGAATCTGATAACGCTCCCTGATCACTTCTCTGGTGCCAGTTGGTAATCTTTGGGGATTAAATTTGACTTTGGCATCAACCCCGTTGCCGCTGCCGAATTTAATGACCTGAATTTTCTCTGGTTGACAGAGTCCTAAGGCTAGTGCTCTTTTTTTAATCGAGAAACTAACGGCAATAACCTGGTGGGCCATTTGACAGGCTAGTGTTTCTGAAAGCATAAGCAGTTTCCGCTTGATACCATTGGAGGTTATAAATCGTAAGCCACGCATCCCATAAATCACGACGGGCACGCCAGCCAGCCGCGCCGCCAGCACTCCAAGAAAACCTGCTTTGGGCGTATGGGCATGGACAATGGTAGGTTTTAATTGCCGGATAAGACGATATAGTTTGCCCAACGCCACCAGATCCTTTAAAGGAGTAATGTAGCGCTGCATTTCAATGCCGTGAACAATCATGCCTTCTTGGAGTGCAGCTTGGTGAAGGGCTTCGCCTGGCGAAGCAACGCCATGAACTTCAAGGCCCTGATGCCTCATATAATTAGCCTGACCACGTAAAAAAAAGGCAAGGGATTCAGGGATGGTAGTAATATGAACCAGCTTCACAGCCTTGTCTAACTGATCACCAAGAACATTGCTCATCGGTGGTCTCTTTGGTTTTGCAGCCATTCTGAGGTCATCTCTTTTATATGGCGGTAGAATGCGATCCGCTTGGGTAACAGAATATCGATATGGTACTCTTTAGCTTTTTTAAGGTTACGGGCGGACATAAGAGCTTGGCGTTCCGGATCGATTGCCACCTCATAAATTTTGCGGGCCAGAGCGTCGACATCATTGGGAGGGAACAGGTCCTCGGGGGCAAGCAGTTCTGGGATGCCGCCTACTCTACTGGCAATACACGGCAGGGCTCGGGCCATGGCCTCGAGCAGGGCGCGGGGCAAACCTTCCATGCGGGAAGGCATGACAAAGAGATCCGCCTGATCCAACTGGAACCGGACCGCTTTTCCAGCCGGCAGCCTGCCAAGAAACCGGACCCGGTTGCCTAATCCCTGCATTGCCGCTCGAGCTTCTAAATCTAACCGATGCTTGCCATCACCAACAATGACCAGATGTATATCCAAACCAGCGCTGGCGCATTTGCTGACCGCGTCGATTAATATATCGGGACCCTTGTAGAGTTGGTTTAAACTCCCAACCTGAATGAGAGTAAAAGGTTCTAGGGTGGAGGGTGGGGGTCGGGGTGTGGAGACAAAGGCGCCATCAGAGAGCTCGACATCCGACACCCCCACAGAATAGGCCGGGCAAGGATAACGACGTTGGAGAGCCTGAGACGTGACATAAAGTGCTCCATTGGCCTCGCGGCAGAGACGTCTCAGTTGCAAGGGAGCCCACCAGCGCAAAAGCGGGCGTAAACAGTGTTTTATTGCACCAGGCGAAAAAGTATCGTAAGGGTCGGCT
This genomic interval carries:
- a CDS encoding glycosyltransferase family 4 protein, yielding MWQELRNQNRPFAVEVIADPYDTFSPGAIKHCLRPLLRWWAPLQLRRLCREANGALYVTSQALQRRYPCPAYSVGVSDVELSDGAFVSTPRPPPSTLEPFTLIQVGSLNQLYKGPDILIDAVSKCASAGLDIHLVIVGDGKHRLDLEARAAMQGLGNRVRFLGRLPAGKAVRFQLDQADLFVMPSRMEGLPRALLEAMARALPCIASRVGGIPELLAPEDLFPPNDVDALARKIYEVAIDPERQALMSARNLKKAKEYHIDILLPKRIAFYRHIKEMTSEWLQNQRDHR
- a CDS encoding glycosyltransferase family 4 protein, which encodes MSNVLGDQLDKAVKLVHITTIPESLAFFLRGQANYMRHQGLEVHGVASPGEALHQAALQEGMIVHGIEMQRYITPLKDLVALGKLYRLIRQLKPTIVHAHTPKAGFLGVLAARLAGVPVVIYGMRGLRFITSNGIKRKLLMLSETLACQMAHQVIAVSFSIKKRALALGLCQPEKIQVIKFGSGNGVDAKVKFNPQRLPTGTREVIRERYQIPKEAVVLGFVGRIVKDKGIMELTEAWQALTNEFPDLFLILIGQEEPQDPVPRAILDRLKTTPKVRFLGCLREMASAYAAMDILVLPTYREGFPNVLLEAAAMELPVVATHADGSVDAVIDEVTGFLVPPQNGPALAVVLRQLLLNQELREQMGKAGRQRVLHDYRPESIWQALFQNYMELLKTKHPISLIAQHSPLQKYL